The window TAACaaaattgctttctcttttgtctttatcTTTCATCTTTGTGAATCCTTCAGAATAATTACCAACCAGCACTTCTCTTTGTCTTCAAGTCTTTCATTTTCCACACCTGCTTCCTCATCACTTCTTCCTCTCATCTTTAAGAGAAACCAaggttaaaacaaaaatttatggaGAGTCCTTGTATCACTTTTCTGCCCTTACCTCCTTCATGGATTGTatgtttaaagaacaaaaaatagaaatatgtctTGCCAAATTGATCTGAGGAAACTGATTCTTTCAGATATGTACAACATAGCAAACAGTCAAGTACACCAGCTAGAAAATGTCCAAATTTTCCATTCTGGAATGAGGCAGCATCTTCAAAATCATATTAGATACAATTATTAGCCCATTATATTATCTTATGCACTTGAGAAAAAACTTCAATAACAAGTTCTTAAGAACTGAAACTTTACTGATATGTTTTAAGAACTATTATATTAAGAACAATTCATTTTGTACATGTCAAGCTTCAGTTATTACCAAAGACAGGAGCTCAGAAATAGCAACATGCTAAATTAATTTATCTGACCTAATCATTGTCAGAAATATCATCCTTGGAGCCATTGCATGTAGAGagcaaagatgaaagaaatttggaagttcttttgaaaattttcactgATCTCTCCAGAATTTTAAAgtgttatattaatattaaattatttaagttaTCAAATTATCTTATTCTATCATCATTTTACTAGGGACTCCTGAGTGCCAGAGTaccattagattttaaaaatgatttgaaaagtgTGGCATATCAAAATTCACTGGGTAagacttttattaatattttgtctcTTCCTTGCAGATTCAGAATGGAGAACAGAGAGATAAAGAGCACTTTTCTGAGTAGAATCCAATTGGACTCCCTCTGTGGTACTTCTATATATTCTCATGCTAGACTCATTCCCCTCATTATTCATACTCCTGATTCTGACTTTTGCCAAATACATTTAAGCCTCTTTGCTAAAATTCTTTATGAGTTGCTTTACATTCGTCCAGGACTCAAAATTAAAATCCAGGCAGCTTTATTGTCTAAGGAGGTTTTTATAGTTATTTCAGTCTCAACCAAGAGCATCTGTGTTATTGGTAGAAAGTGGCCATGCCTAACAAGAAGATGGGTAATCACACAGCAGTGAACATATTCCTTTTGTGGGGATTTTCCAGTTTCCAGACCTGCAGAATCTCCTCTTTGTGGTGATTTTCTCCTCCCATGTGACCATCCTACTTGCAAATGCATCCATAATGGTGGCCATCAAGCTCAGTCAcaacctccacacccccatgtactttttcctctttggtcTGTCCTTTTCAGAAACCTGTACCACTCTGGTAATCATCCCCCGCATGCTAGTGGACTTGCTCTCAGAGAGCAAGACGATTTCTCTTCCTGAGTGTGCCACacagatgtttttcttctttggtctGGCAGCCAACAACTGTTTCATCATGGCTGCCATGTCCTACGACCGTTACAGCGCCATTCACAACCCACTTCGTTATCCCATCCTGATGACGAGAAAGATTTGCTTCCGGCTCATGATGGCCTCCTGGGTGGTTGGATTCCTGATTTCTCTCTGCATCACCATCATTATATTCaacttgtctttttgtgactcCAACAATATTGAGCACTTCTTTTGTGACATTTCACCTGTGGTTCACCTTGCATGTGATTACACATCCCATCATGCAATGGCTATCTTTGTGCTCTCTGCCTTTGTCTTGGTGGGcagctttattttaattatgatttcCTATGTGTTCATTGTGTCCTTAGTTGTGAAGATGCCCTCTGCCAAGGGGAGGTACAAGGCCTTCTCGACTTGTTCCTCCCACCTCACGGTTGTGTCTATACACTATGGATTTGCTTGCTTTGTCTACCTGAGACCCAAGAACAGTGACTCCTTTGGTGAAGACATGCTGATGGCTGTGACATACACAGTACTGACACCTCTGCTGAACCCCATAGTTTACAGTCTAAGGAACAAAGAAATGCAGATAGCCCTAAGGAAAGTACAAGGCAGTATAattaaattctttcttatttgacaaataaaaaattcctgaatatttaaaataaaactattgcaCACTGATACTTAAAACTGAgcaaagtgaaatatttatagtACAAATCATCATTTTGTATATGAAACAATTAAAGTGCTAATTGCCTAATGTATACTGACCTCACCATTTTCCTACtgcaaatatttcagttttaagttatttttaaatgccacactatgtgtgtgtgagtatgcaCATGCAGTAAACATGTTAAAATTCTTTGGAATATTGATTTGTTTGTAACtgcttttagggaaaaaaagaagagttacACTGAAGAGAGATGGTAAGGAAGATAGAAAAATCAGGTAAGGAAAgatgaggggaaggaagaagcaagagaagaaaggaagggaagaagggagggagagaagaagaaagatgaggaaaaaagagatgaatattgtaattaatttaaaaagaagacagtaCAAACACCTAAAATTTGAATTGAGTGTGATGATATGAATATCATCCAGAGAAAATTAAAGTCAACTTAAGAGAATAATTTGTTCAAATCTATTCAAACATATTGTGGAAATTAGAATGGAATGGATGAATTTCTGGGGGGAAAATGGCCAAAAGAACAATAGGCTTTTTAACATCCAAATTTCCATGGAAAATATTGAGAAATCTGTCAAAGAACTATTCTTCCTATTTCTCTCTGCCCTAGAGCATTAGACCAGATGGtttaacaactattttttttcaaattctcaagGAACAAATGATTTTAAACTCCCTAGACCACTGAGATAATATTATTCCATTTGTCTTAGACCATGAAggcaaatagcttctaattttggaTCCTCATAGTGCTAGAAAGTGCTTTGTACTGCTGCCTTCTGATTGTGGCTGTGGAGATGAGGTTCTGAAATGAATTGTGGGAAACCAGATGATGAAGGTTGGTCAGGAAATCTTGAGGTGACATTCTCTGCCATGACCAGCATGGTCAAATTCTCTGTTCCAGCAAGAGGCAaaggggattggaaaataaagactcaAACACAGAtattgaagattaagctgggatcaggtgaagctctgctctctgatggagatgcagatatAGTTATGCCAgccatctttatttatatgtctcattatcaggctAAAGAGTAGGCGaccattattctttatattcagaaaatttaCAGAAAGTAGGACATCTATGCAGTTTTTCCACAGATGCAATCCATAGTTCccaagtgcaatgttaggagctttgtgtagctctcaagaaagtccattgttaaaagttactgtagGCTGAGCCCGCCCCCAGGCACCAAGGTTGGTCGCTGTTGCTGAGCCTGCCCCTTGACCCCAGGTTGGTCCTGGTGCTGAGCCCCCCAGCCTGCCCCCACACCAAGGATGGAGGCcggtagctgagcctgcccacctccctccctACTCCTGaaggacactgtgcctgcctccgTGCTGACTTGGTACACcctccctggggctccccagcttctttggaggctggtgcaggcattttgaattattcctgagggcatggccataaTCATTGGaaggctcccttcctgagacacccaCAGGAGACTAGAAActctttgacaggtacctctatttacttacatcctacaccattttccatctttttgtttgttcacaactagaaatactgtaaatagtattcaaactgatcctgttcattacaataatgttaaagtctttataggagctatctggttcagggctgcattttctctgtattgggtgcgaCTGGTATTggtctccccttcaaaggagaggtagtagAAAGCTGCAGGGTCACAATCAGCCTGCAAGGGGGAAACTTAATtacctctgatcttcactgctagaggggaatatatagaaacaacatgcaaaaacaggggaagaaaatgtccctaacaaaccaagatgctattgtgatagaacccaatgacagcacagcagtagaaatgacagaaaaagagtttagaatctgcatacttaaaatgattcatgaagcaaaacacaagagagcaaatgcagtcaatgGATGACTATTctagtaaacagttaaaagaaccatgcaggaagcaaaagaacacttcaataaagagatagagattctaaaaagaaaaccaaacaaacagaaatacttgaaatgaaagaaatgacaaaccaaattaaaaacacaatataaagcatcaccaacagaatagacttCATGGAAGACAGActctcaggcaatgaagataaaatatttaatcttgaaaataaaagttgaacaaactgagaagatgttacaaagtcatgaatggaacctccaagaattatgggatatcatgaaaagactgaatttaagaattgttgggattgaggaaggcacagagacacaaaccaaaggcatgaacaacatgttcaatgaaataatatcagaaaatttcccaaacctgaaaaatgaaatggaaaatcaaatactagaggcttacagaacaccaggtgcacaaaattacaacaggtccacatcaagacacattataatgaaaatgcctcacaaacaaaataaagataggattttaaaggctgcaagagaaaagcatcagactacaaataaggggaaaccaatatggatattagCAAATTTCTCAGCCCAGGCTCTAAAAGCAAGAATggcctggaataatatatttcaagctctgaaagaacagagatatcaaccaagaatcctatatccagcaaaactaaccttcagatttgacaatgaaataaaatctttccatgataaacaaaagttaaaagaatttacaaatagaaagcctgctctacagaacttcacaaatatttcatgagaaggaagtgaaaagcaacaatacgaatcagcaaagtgaggaactactcaaaaggaaaagtcaatcaaaggagaaaccaagtcaagttaaaaaccaaaaataagccaaaatgaccaggaatacaaatcatattgcAATAATAACCCGattgttaatggcctaaactcaataatcaaaagacatagactggcagattggattaaaaagaaagacccaacaatatgcttccttcaagagactcatctcatagaaaaagacatccacagactaaaggtgaaaggatggggaaaaacataccatgcgcaTGGACccaataaaaaagcaggggtctccatcctcatatcagataaagtggacttcaaacctaagttagtcagaagggataaagaaggacatttcatacgactaaagggaagcataaaacagcaagatataacaattttaaatatctatgccccaaacaatggagcatctatttatatcaaacaaacccttctcgaTTTTAAGAATCGAATAgaacaaaacacattaatagtgggggactttaacacactgctctcaccactggatagatcctccaaacaaaaactgaacaaagaaactatagaactaaataatacaatctatgatatagacttaatggatattttcAGAGTATTTCATTGATTGAGTgcatatactttcttctcagcagctcatggatccttctccaaaatagaccatatgctatgccacaaagaagccattagtaaatacaaaaaaatagagatcctaccctgtatcctatcagaccataatggaatgcaattagaaatgaatgataaaataacaaaaaatactcatacacctggagactaaataatatgctatcgtatgatgcaatgataacggaagacatcagggaagaaataaaaaaattcttagaggtaaatgagaacaatgacacaacatatcaaaatctctgggacactatgaaagcattacAAAGGGGAAAGTTCATTGTGTTGAGCtcgtacattaaaaaaataaaaagtcaacaactaaatgacctaacattacatctcaaagccctacataaagaagaacaaatcaacaccgaaaatagtataagacaggaaataattaaaatcagagctgaaatcattgaaattgaaacaagagaaacaattcaaaaaattgacaaaacaaaaagttggttctttgaaaaactaaataaaattgataaccccctagccacactaaggaagagaaattactagaatttgtgatgaaaaaggaaagatcatgacagacaccattgaaatacataacataattagaagctactttgaaaatctatactccaacaaaatagaaaatatcaaagacattgacaaatttttagagacatatgatcctcccaaactgaatcaggaaggcgtacacaatataaacagatcaatttcaagcaccgaaatagaagaagctatcaaaagactaccaaccaagaaaagctcgggaccagatggattctcagctgaattctacaagacctttaaagaagaactgatccTAATACTcatcaaagtatttcaggaagtagaaaaggagggaactcttccaaattcattctatgaggctagtatcactctaataccaaaaccagacaaagacacatcaaggaaagaaaactttataccaatatccctgatgaacatagatgcaaaaatccttaacaaaatactggcaaatcacatacaaaaatattaaaaagatagtgcaccatgatcaagttgggtttatcctagggatgcaaggttgtttcaacatctggaaatcaataaatgtaattcatcacatcaataggtttaaagttaagaatcacatgattatttcaattgatgctgagaaagcatttgataaaatacagcaccctttcatacttaaaacactaggaaaaatagggatggtaggaacatacctcaacattgtaaaggttatctatgctaaacccaaggtcaacatcattcttaatggagaaaaactgaaagcattccctctaaaactaaaacaatacagggatgctctctttcaccacttctattcaacattgtccttgaaacacttgccagagcaattagacaaaccacaGAAAGTAAAGAggcacaaataggaaaagaagaactaaaactgtcactatttgctgatgacatgatcctatatttagaagatccaaaaaactccactagaaaacttctagaactaataaatgaattcagcaaagtagcaggatataaaaccaatatgcataaatctaatgcatctctactcataagtgatgaatcctctgaaagagaaattaggaaaaccactccattcacaatatcctgaaaaaaattaaaatacttgggaattaatctaacaaaagagatgaaagacctctacgatgaaaactacagaacattaaagaaagaaattgaagaacaccttcgaagatggaaagatgtcccatgttcttggataggcagaattaacattgtcaaatggccattctatcaaaggcactatacagattcaatgcaattccaattaaaatcctaaacattcttcatagaaatagtgaaagcaatcatgaacttcatctggaagaacaagagaccttgaacagccaaaacaatcctgagtagaaaaagtgaaacctcatactagacaaaggaaccaaaaacatacaatggagaaaagatagcctgttcaacaattGGTgcaggcaaaactggaaatccatatgcagtaaaatgaaattaaacctctatcctgtgcaaaactcaactcaaaatggatcaaggacataggaattagaccagagaccctgcacctaatagaagacaaagtaggcctgaatcttcatcatgttggcttaggatcagacttcctcaatgagactcccatagcacaagaaatcaaagcaagaatcaataaatgggatgtactcaaactaaaaagttttttctcagcaaaggatacaaccaagaatgtgaagagagagcctacagagtgggagagaatcttttccacaagcacttcagatagagcactcatctccaaaatttacaaagaacttacaaaactttacaccaaaaatacaaagaacccaatcaataaatgggccaaggaactggacagacactttgcagaagaagacatataggcaattaataaatatatgaaaaagtgttcaacgtctctaataattagagaaatgcaaattaaaagaactctaagatttcattttactccaattagaatggctattatcaagaacaaaaacaataatagatgttggtgtggatgtggggaaaaaggcacacttttacattggtggtagagttgcaaattggtgcaaccactctggaaagcagtgtgaagaatcctcagaagacttggaatggacccagcatttgacccagttatcccactcctcggtttatatccaaaggacttaaaatcagcataatacagtaacacagacacatcaatgtttatagcagctcagttcacaatagctagattgtggaaccaacctagatgcccttcaacagatgaatggataaagaaactgtggtatatatacacaatggaatattactcagccataaggaagaataatatcatggcatttgcaaataaatggatggaattggagaataacatgctatgtgaaataagccaagcccaaaaagccaaagactggatgttttccctgataagtggagaatgatatataatgggggtggaggggtggagagggagagaagaatagggaaactttagattatgtagaaggaaatgagagggagggggtataaaaaatggtggaatgagacagacatcattaccctatgtacatgtatgattacatgaatggtatgaatctatatcatgtacaaccatagaaataaaatgatgtaccccatttgtgtacaatgaatcaaaatgcagtctgtgaaaaattaaaagattaaaaaaaaacttactgtaAACAGGAGAAGCAGagttggtgaaacattgtggttgccTAGCATAAGAATTTTTCAATTCCCAGGAGCTATTTGCCTgggatcaaggtcagagctgatagaactcttgcacagagcctccttgTGTATGGCATTGCCAGAGCAGCTAAGCaccctgtgcccttgcacaggaacattcccaggaaccaggGATGCCagagccatgaggtcatcagagacccccaatctcagtcactgctcccccatcctctgtcaccactcttcACAACTGTCCACATGGT of the Sciurus carolinensis chromosome 11, mSciCar1.2, whole genome shotgun sequence genome contains:
- the LOC124959505 gene encoding LOW QUALITY PROTEIN: olfactory receptor 10T2-like (The sequence of the model RefSeq protein was modified relative to this genomic sequence to represent the inferred CDS: inserted 1 base in 1 codon), translated to MGNHTAVNIFLLWGFSXFPDLQNLLFVVIFSSHVTILLANASIMVAIKLSHNLHTPMYFFLFGLSFSETCTTLVIIPRMLVDLLSESKTISLPECATQMFFFFGLAANNCFIMAAMSYDRYSAIHNPLRYPILMTRKICFRLMMASWVVGFLISLCITIIIFNLSFCDSNNIEHFFCDISPVVHLACDYTSHHAMAIFVLSAFVLVGSFILIMISYVFIVSLVVKMPSAKGRYKAFSTCSSHLTVVSIHYGFACFVYLRPKNSDSFGEDMLMAVTYTVLTPLLNPIVYSLRNKEMQIALRKVQGSIIKFFLI